A stretch of DNA from Endozoicomonas sp. 8E:
AAGATAATGGCCAGCTGCGGCCATGCGCGAAGGTCTGTAAGAATGCTAAAGCCCTGTCGGATCACAAATCCAGATACCACACCGGCCAACAAATCTGTGACCTTACCGTGATCGGACATGATGGCCAACCGCAGCTGTGCAGGAAGGTCTTCAAAAATGCAAAAGCCCTCTTGAATCACAAAGGAATACATCGAAAACGCAAGCCTTTTGATGTGGATCGGGACACTTATCCCATACCATGAACTGACACCTGCCCTTGCATGAGGAAAACTCAAAAACACACTTTTTTCTTTTTACTCGTTCCCGCGCTCTGAGTCTGTCACAAAACCGTTAAGTCGGAATTTTTGTGGGTGTCTCATTTCTTACGCTCAAAAAGTCAGGCCACCACAACCATTATTGGGGCGACTGCGGTGGCCCGGAAGTACTGGCAACACAGATCGAATGGTGGAGTGCGCCGATTTGATGAATTTCTGACGCACAGATCAAACACTTACCAAATTTCGCGTAAAGTATCGCCCAAATGGATTCAAGGACACCCATACATTGGATTCAAGGACACCCATACATAAATGTAGGTGTCCTAGTTTAATTCAGTTTATAGTTCGGAAAATTTGTGAATTTTGTGGGTGTCTTTTAAATCTTAAATCCATCCCTTAAATCCACTTAAACCCACAGAGCGTGGGAACGAGTCAAATGTGGGTGTCCCATTTATTGCCATTTATTGCTCTTCCCATTTCTCTCTTTTTTACCTTTATTCTCGTCCATTTCTGATATCAATGCTATCATTTACGAATCGAATGTATCTGGATGACTCTTATGGCTAACCTGATAGTGCGCAATATTGATGAGGAAATAGTAGATGCCCTCAAAGCTCGGGCAGGAAAACACGGGAGAAGCGCAGAGGCTGAGCATCGAATAATTCTGGAAGCAGCTCTCCTTCGTCCCAGGAAAAAAAGCTTCACTGAAGCATTGAAAAACATTCCAGATGTCGGCTCAGATACGGACTTCGAACGTATCAATGATAACGGTGATCGTGATGTATTTAATTGACACCAATGTCATCAGTGAATTAAGAAAAAGAAACAGTGCAAATCAGGGCGTTCAGCTTTTTTTCAACACAGCACAAAAAAAATCATTAAAGCTCTACCTTAGTGTTATCTCCATAGGTGAGCTCCGTAGAGGCGTCGAAAAAATTCGTCATCGAAATGACTCTATTCAGGCAAAGCAGTTAGAGCTATGGCTAAATCATCTGATAGATGATTATCGAGATCATATTCTTGACTTTGGTAGCACCGAAGCTCAGATTTGGGGAAAACTCAGAGTACCCCGCCATGAAAATGCAATTGATAAACAAATTGCAGCAACAGCCCTTGTTTATGACCTGACAGTAGTCACAAGAAACACCGGGGATTTTGTGGATACAGGGGTTAATTTGTTCAATCCATTCCTGGATTGAACAAAAAGATTATGTCGATGGGGCGGAGTAGTCATTTCCAGAAATTTTGTGGGTGTCCTATTTATTTTTTATCAGAGAAATTTTGTGGGTGTCCTATTTATTTGTGCAATCTACTGGCTATATAACGATTCAAGCTTACACCTGATTCGGCTGCCTGGATAACTAACAAACGATGCGTTTCCGGAGTAATTCTTAACAATACTTTCCCGCTATAGTCTCTGGTTGAAAATGGCTGCGGTATCTCTTCATTTGCATTGTTCATTTCAGCTACAGTTTCCAGAACTAAATTCTGGATTCCTGATAAAGCACCTACTTGCGTCTCTTCGAGCCAGCTCAAACTGGGAAATTCAGCACACAAACCAATATATTCCTGATCCTCTTCAGACCAGGTTAACCGGTATGTATATCGATCAATTTTCCTATCCATTTTTATCAACCTCTATACGTTCGATCGCCTGTAACACCTGCCTTACCTGATAAGGTTTAGCTTTGCCCTTGTTATTTTGAATATTCACTCTTGGGTCAACAACCCAAAGTGTTTTATACACCTTATGACTTGATCCTGACTGTCTTGGTGCACCAAAGTATGAGTCACAGAATTTTCAAAGGTCTCTGAACTTCACGCCTTTGGGGTTGCTCCTCACCTGGGTGAGAATTTCAGTGATATTAGCCATACAAGAATAGTTGCACTATTTATACTACCTGCAAACTGTTAAACACTGCAGGGGCATTATCAGGCCCTGCGGGTCTGGGCGTGGGAGCCCATAGGTTTTCACATGTTGGAGAGTTCGGCTTTCCAGGGAAGAGGTATGTATTTCCAAACAGGGTGCGGGTATGAGTCAGAAATTTTTTTGGGTGTCCAAATTTTCCCTTCTCCAGGTAATAACGAATGTTTTACTGGACGCAGCAATCTATCATTGCCTAACCTCTCCTGACCATCAAAAAAAGAAATCAGGATTATACCAATGCCGCTTACCCTGTCTTCCGGCCAATACCGCCTGGTTGATAAAAATAACCGAACCGAAGTCGACCTTTGGCATCACTATGAAGAACTGATATGCGACGACAATTTTGGCAGAACGCCATCAAATCCTTGGTACGAGCCAGAATGGGCTGATGAGGCAACAAAGAGCCAGTTTCTCAAAGATCATCTGGCTCATATCAGGCTTTATGGTTCGCATTTTCACAGATATTTCATTCTTCACGACTCTCAGATAGTCGGTACTTTTGCCGTTAAAAAGGACTCTTCAGCTGTAAGTTATCTTCCGGTCGAGTGTTTGTACGTCTTGCCAGAGTTTCGTCGCCAGGGGCTTGCGAATAAGGCTCTTAATGCAATTTACGAGCAGACCTGTGCCGCTGGTTTGGATGGTATAAAGCTCCAGACTGAATACCCGTGGAAACCGGCCATTAACTTTTACCTGCATAACCGTTACTGGCTTCTGCACTGGAATCCGAACCTGAACTTTGTAAGGTCAAGACAATTTCCAGATTATCAAGTTACCCATGCTGGCGAATGGCTAAATTTGTCCATTCAGAACAAAACACGTTATACCCCCCTCCTCTCTGCAAGAAACGATGGAGATACATTGCAATGGAAGGTTCACGAATATACCCGGGAAGTTTCAGAAAACCTTCTGGTTACGGCTGAAACAACCTTTTCTCTGCACCTGGACGTTTTGGGCTGGCCCCTCAAAAGGTCAGGCCATCACAACCATTATTGCGGCGACTGCGGTGGCCCAGAAGCACTTGCAACACAGATCGAATGGTGGAGTGCGCCGATTTGATGCATTTCTGCCGCACAGATCAGACACTTACCAAATTTCGCATAAAGTATCGCTCAAATGAATTCAAGGAAATGGATTCAAGCATGGATTCAAGGGCACCCATATATAAATGTGGGTGTCCCAGATTATTCATATAAATGTGGGTGTCTTATTTCTTTATACTATACCGTAAGATGCAAAAGTGAAGGAAACCCTCGTTTTGGTATCAGGACTGAAAAATTGCTTTGAAAGCGGGGATTCAAGGACACCTAATATATAAATGTGGGTGTCCCTTTTTACGTCATCGGTTTATGGACTGGAAGACGCTATATCTACCCATGGGTTATATAGCTTTGCCTGGCTCATACGCATATCGTTTGTATTTCGAGTTACTACAGTACAGTCATGGACTAAGCCAGTGACAGCTATTAGCCCATCAATAACAGGCATGGGTGTACCCTTTTTTTCAGATTCAGAGTGAATTCTCCCCCAAGCCATTGCCACCCCAAGATCTACAGGTAATATTCTATGCTTGAAGCGCTCCATAAGATCAAACTCAAGCCAGGTCCGCAATTTATCTTGCCTTATCGGCTCCTGGCACTTTCCTATCCCCTTTTCTATTTCTCCCAAAGTCAAAACACTCAAATAAAGCTTGTTTTCCTCACAAGCATCCATCCATTCAATTACATGCTGATCAGGATTTTTTTTGAATGCTTCTGACAACACACAGGTATCGAGTAAATACTTCACAGATCTATATCCCTCGGGGTTTCTTTACTTCTGTCAAACGCTTCAACATCAGAATCCGAAAAGGGAGATGCTTTGAGAAAGTCACTCAGACTATTCTCTGGTGCACACATCTTTTGATAGTCTTCAAATGAGAGAACAACAGCCGCTTTATGCCCGTGCCGGGTCACAAATTGTGGACCGTACTGACGAGCCCGATCCACAATATGACTAAACTTGCTTTTCGCCTCTTGTAACTGCCATTGATTTTCCACTTTAACCTCCTGAATCATGACAAACCCTCGATAAAAACTAGTCTGACTAGTCATTTCTGTCAACCTCGGCAACTACGCCATCAACTCTATAGACAGGCTGGAGATGCGATTGCCGAGAATATCTAACTTTATGCAGAGCACGTGAGAGGAAGTTAACAATAAGGCCCGTAGAAGGTGGTGAGGTATACCGGTTTTAGCATGAAGGTGAATATCCTGAGTTGATTCGTACTCTTCGAGGACATCCATATATTAGCGTAGGTGTCTCATTTCTTTCTGGGGATAACCCCTAAAACCCTTTAGAAACCACCCGCCACCACAGCCTTTAACCTGAGCTGAAGGCTATGAACACATCCTATCTCTCAACAGCCAGAAACCCTCACAGGATGAGGCCAACCGGCTGGCGCTTAACCTCCAGACCGGATTCAAGGCGGACTCAAGCGGACTCAAGGACACCCATATATAAATGTGGGTGCCCCAGTTTAACCTCTTTTCCACGTATAAATGTGGGTGTCCCAGATTACTCCAGATTATTGTTTCTTCCTCATATAAATATGGGTGTCCCGGATTATTGGGGATTCAAGGACAGCTATATATAAATGTGGGTGTCCCAGTTTATTACGATCTAATTCGGAGCCTTGGCTCCAGGTAGTTTTTGTGCAGCTTTGTCAAAAGTGAAAGAGCCATTGAATACCTCTTTCTGCTTCTCAATCACGCTTCGACCTTTGCACACAATGAGCGCATCAGCAAAGCCCGCTTCCTTACCTTTTAGAGGCTTTGTGTTCTTAAAGTCACTCAGGGCTTTCCAAACAACCTGGCCGTCCTCAAAGTGAAGGTAGGCTTCCTGAAAAAGCTGCAAAACGGTCTCAATGATTTCAGATTTGGTAAGCTGGTATTTTTTGCCCTTCAGCGTCCAGACTGTCTCAACCAGAGCAGCATCAGTCACCAGAACCTTTTCCTCTCCCTGAATCAACCGAGTGGCCTGTGCTGACTGCTTCTCATCGTCTTGCAGTAAGTACCGGAGTAGAATATTGGTATCAATGACTATCACTACAAAGCACTCTGAAGTGAATCGTCGTCTGAGATGTCCTGCTTGGCCTTGACGTGCTTCAGAAACCCTTTTGCTGCCCCTTTATGCTTCTTGATCAAGGTAATCCGACCATCGACGATAAAGCTGTCGATTTCATCTCCTGGCTGGATGCCAAGTTCCTTACACTGACGAGCAGGGATAGTGATTTGCCGTTTGGCACTGAGTTTAGGCATAGCTTTATTTCTTTACATTTTTCGTTTAGTAAAGATAGTGCATCACTTTAATTATCGCAATATATAAAGCAAAGGCAGGGACTCAAGGACAACCATATATAAATGTGGGTGTCCTATTTATTGCTATATATAAAGCAAAGGCAGGGACTCAAGGACAACCATATATAAATGTGGGTGTCCTATTTATTGCTAGGGAAGGGGTATGTATTTCCAAACAGGGTGCGACTACGAGTCAGAAATTTTGTGGGTGTCCAAGATTATCCCGTGTCTGTCACACCCGTGGCCAGATACACAGGGTGATTGATATTAGCAGTCATCATCAGCCGATTACCTGGAGTAAACGTTGCAGACAGGCGACATCGAAATCTGAAGCCAGAGCCACAGTAAAGCCTCGGGGCGTTACAAGAGAGATGCCGGATTCCGGTGTTTGAACCTGATAGGTGTCATTATTATCTACTTTTACAGGAACCAGTGTTTGCTGCGGTTTCGGGGCAGATTGAAGGCGACGTTTATGGTAGCCGAATGTTTTGATTGGCAGCCCGTTGCGGCGGACATATTCAGCCTGGGACAGGCCACTGTTCTGCCAGGCTTCGATGTGGTCTTTCCAGTATTGCTGCTTTTGTTCTCTGGTCATAGGAACCTCCAAGGTCAGGGAGGTTAAAGTATTCAGGAGGTTGTGCAGGGTTTGAAGGTGTTGTTGGCTAAACGCTTACGTTTCTTGTCAGACATCCCGCAAAGCCCCTGACAAATACTTATGAATAATACTGGACACCAGTGTCTGGTATGGAATCCCTTCCCGCTGGGCCCGTGACTTAATCGCCATCAGGTCATGTTGGGAAATGCGGATATTAATACGCTTATCCTTTTTAAACGTCTCACTGGCCATGGCTTCCAGCGTCGTCTTGCGCTCAGGGGTCATCACAGACTCATACTCACCCTGTTCAAGGGCATTGAGCAACGTTTGCTCCTCGTTATCCAATGTCGTTTTTTTCATGATCGATCTCCCAAATAGTCACGGGTAAATTTGCGGCTGGGAATCAGTGTTTTCAAAAAGATCTCCTGCTCACTTTCCACATAGGGCACCAGCCAGACGTAACCCTGTACATTCACCACAAAGATCCGCTGATGCGGATACGCTTGCGGATTAGGATGGACGATGTCATCCAGTAGGCCACCATTCTCTATGTGGAAAATGACTTCCTCGAAAGACTGATCCCGTTCGCGGATCAGCTGCTGATTCTTCTGAGGGTTCCAGTTAAAGCGTTTCATGAGAGAAGTATAGCGAATGTGTGCCTTTTGTCATCAAATAAAGCAGGCAATAGTGATTCAATAGTTCGGCTTTCTGGGGGATTCAAGGATGGGGGATTCAAGAACACTCATATATAAATGTGGGTGTCTTAAATTACTCAATTTAGAAACCCACAAATAAATGTGGGTGTCTCAGATTATTCGCTTGATGAGAAACCCACAAATAAATGTGGGTGTCCCAGATTATTTCAGGACAAGCGGACCCAAGGACACCCATATATAAATGTGGGTGTCCTATTTATTTCATTCGATAAAGCAAACGGACTCAAGGACACCCATATATAAATGTGGGTGTCCTATTTATTCTGGGTGTCCTATTTATTTCATTCGATAAAGCAAACGGACTCAAGGACACCCATATATAAATGTGGGTGTCCTATTTATTCTGGAAATAAATGTTTCATTTCATTCTCAACAATCTTTGCCTGTTCTATTTTACCAAGCGCTTTCAGAGCTACGATTCTATTAATGTATATCCCTTTTCTTGGCCACTTACTTAAAGCTTTTTCCGACCATGAAATATAATTAAATAAATTCATCCTATCATTGTCTTTCAACGCCTTATACAACATCAAATAGTTCACTTCACCTTCAAACTTTAGAGAAAGAGTCATCGGGTTCACAACTTTCGATAGGACGGAAGGGTCTTTTTTCCCATTACGCTCATATTCATAGAATACATAGATCGTATACAAATTGCTCAACATAAAGACAGCTGAAAAGACTGGTAAAGGATATAATAACAGTTTTAATTTTTTGTTTATACAAAAGAAAACCCTTTCCACTTTAAAGTCGAAACAATAAATAAAGAATAAAAATATAATTGCGTGAGTGATAGACAAATAAAACGGAAGCTCTGTTTGCGTGTGAAAAGCAATAGGAAAAAAAAGCCCCATTATGGCGAGGATCAAACTCCATTCTTTTCCTTTAAGCAGGTAAAATCCACCAATAACCAATACTAACAAAGCAATGATAGATAGAACACCTCCTTCTATCCCCCAATAAAGAAATTCATTATGAGGGTGAGAAAACACAGTCTTAAAAATAACTTCTTCGTTATAATTCTCTCTATTATCAGCAATAAACTCTCTATAGGAACGCTCAAAGTTTCCGTAACCGAAGCCTGTAAAGGGTTTTTCAAGAATCATATCAAAAGAAGCTGAGTATAAATTCAATCTATGTTCAATCCGCTGAAATGACTCAGCCGATCTTACTCCCTCTTTAATGTCCGCTAGTAGACCAGCTGTCACTCCAAGTGAGAGGGATAGAACTATCAGTCCTGTAAGTTTCCTACTCTTCATTATCAACAAAGGTATTGAAAGAATAAAAGCTAGTGAAGCTCCTATTAGGCCAGTTCTTGATTGAAGGACAAAAAGCACAAAGCTGGACATAAAAACGGTAATTAGCACCAACGCTCTTTTTATCGTTTCACCTCCCTGGCTGAATGACATTAGAATAATTGAAAGAGGTATTGAAGACGCTAAATAGCTTGCCAAAACATTGGGTTGCTGAAAGACTCCACCCGGTCTTATTGAGTATTTGTAGCCGTAAAGTTGACTTTCAGGGATAGGCTTAACAATCTCGAAGAACACATAAAGGCACTGACACGTAGCTGATATTAGAATAAAGTAAAGAATGACGAGCTTATGCTTTCTATTAAGCTCTAATTGAACCAATGAAAAGTAGAAAAATAATAACGCAGCCATTGCAATAAGCCGGTTTGGAAGGCCACTGCTTTGTTTATAAAAAACTGGCACAACTAAGATTACAAGAGCAAAAGAAAATATAAGCAAAACCCTTGTATACTCTAATTTCTGCTTTCTAAAAACACAAACAATACCTAAGAAGCTAATCAGTGAGATAAAAATCCAAGCAAAACTGTTTTGAGGTAGGTACAAGTCACTTCCACCACCATTTGGAAGAACTAAGTGCATAAAGAGCAGGAAATGAAAGCCAAATAAAGTAACGGCTATATTTGATGTATTAGCTTTAAAGTAAGCCATGTAATTCTACAAAAAAGATTAATTCAGAAAAAGCGAAAAGGGGGCGAAAGCCCCCTAGAGAAGAAATCAGCAGAAGCCTTCAGTCGTGCAACCACCACTAACAGTCCAATCGACACGCCCACCCGAAACTGAGCCAGTCAGAATATAGTCTGTCGCAGAGGAAATATTATTGACACCATTTGTTGGAGTCACAGTGATGGTAACGGAATTAGATGCACCACCAATTAAAACTGAGTTTACTAATGACGTAGCATTACTAGTAGCTAGGATTTCTGTAGCTGCTAGCTGAGAGCAGTCAGCAGGACGCCCTGTTTGAGCACACACTTCTACAGCTGTCTTGGAAGGTCCAGCAGCAGCAATTATTTCAGAGTATGCAGCACGTGCAGTGTAAGTTTGATAAGCAGGCAAAGCCACAGCCGCCAAAATCCCAATAATCGCCACAACGATCATCAATTCAATCAGCGTAAAACCACTTTGTTGTTTGTTCATTATTCCTAGCCCCCTGAGGACATACATTTTTATTATTCATTATTAAGCCACTGCGGAGCGTAAGCACCTGCCAAAAACGACGCATGGCCGCCCTGGTCTGCTCAGTCTACCCACTGCACCCGACAGTGACGCGTCCATAAATACTCTTTCATCCAGTCCATTGTTTGATGGGCAGAATACGATGAAAAAAATAACCACTCATGGCTGTAATGTCTTCCTGACTGCTCGCTGAGAGCTTTTTGATGCAAAACTTTCTGTCCTGAGACCCTGTGCGAAAGTGGTACATCAACCTTATCCAACTGCAGAGACCGCACACAGATAAGGACAAATCCTTAGAGCATTACGATATATTCCACAACGAAAAAAGCAACCTTTTTCTGGTGTATTTATGTTGTTTTGGTCAACTTTTTTAAGCTTGACAAGAAAGACGGTTTCTGACGTTTAGTTGTCTGGTAAAAGACAGCCCCTGAACCACACAGAATTCTGGCAAAGAGAAGGGTTTCAACTATAGTTCCTCCCGCTATCCGTTTAAGACCAACGAGGAGCCCACCTGTGCAAAATGCCCTGTTTAAAGAACTCAAAAGAATGGGTATGGACGAGGATATAGCCTTGGAGTTCGTCACTAGAAGGCTCCCTTAAAATCTGGCCACAAAAGAAGATATTCTGGTGCTTCGGGAAAACATCCTGCAAGTCAAACTTGATTTAGAACGTAGTATTGCACTATTACGAAAAGAAATGTACGCCGGTCATAATAAACTACAGGCTGATATTTTAAATCTACGAAAAGAAATGCATGCCGGTCACAATAAACTTCAGGCTGATTCCGTAACTCTACGAGAAAAAACTCATCAATCCATTCACGAACTGCGCATGGAAAATAACTGAAATGAAAGAAATGAGAGCTGAGATTGGCAGTGAACTGGCTTTACTGAGCCGACAGCTCTGGATTACTTTTGGAGGTCTGATTACTACTATTGTTAGTGTCTTTCTGATCAATTATTACTTTCACATGCCACAGTGCTCTGACCCGGACATTGGGATTTGAGAACAGTCACACAAACCAGAATGAATCATTGATGGAACTTGACACCAGACCATTTGATACCATAATCGGGTATATATTGGTACAGGAACCAGCAAGATGGCTAAAAACACCAGCATTACTCTTGGAGATCACTTCGATGGCTTTATCTCCAGCCAGATCGATAGCGGTCATTATAGCTCTGCCAGCGAAGTAATCAGGGCTGGTCTCAGACTGCTTGAAAACCGCGAAACAAAACTGGAAACGCTGCGACAGTTATTGATAGAAGGCGAAGAGAGTGGAAATGCAGACTACAATCTGGACTCAATAATTGATGAGTTGGACAACGAGCTCAATTAACATGCAGCCAGCGTTTGTATTAACCAAAAAAGCCAAGAGCGATTTGCTGAGCATCGCTCGATATACCTCCAAACAATGGGGGAAAGCTCAACGAAATCTTTATCTGCAACAATTGGATGAAACCTTCCATACATTAGCTAAACATCCTGACTCTGGCAGCCCAAGCGACCATGTTCGAACGGATTACAAGAAATTCCCCCAAGGCAGCCATATTATTTATTACCGAATTAAACCAAAGGGTGGGGTTTCAATCGTCAGGATCCTTCACAAAAGTATGGACGTTAATTTACAGATAGAGTTGACTCGCTGCGAACAATAAAAGTAGCTATTATAGTCATTCATTCTGAATTTAGTGCGTCTTAACCTCAAACCACCTCCAACCCCGAAGCCTTAAAATGAGCAAACACCTTCATGCCAATTTTCAGCGCCAACCGATCCACCGACTTTCGTGTCACCAGGGCCATTAATGTCTGCTTACCCAGACTTAATGTAATTAACTGATGCCAGTCGTCTCTTGTTTGTATTGAATCAATCACCACCGGCAAA
This window harbors:
- a CDS encoding type II toxin-antitoxin system VapC family toxin, giving the protein MKYLLDTCVLSEAFKKNPDQHVIEWMDACEENKLYLSVLTLGEIEKGIGKCQEPIRQDKLRTWLEFDLMERFKHRILPVDLGVAMAWGRIHSESEKKGTPMPVIDGLIAVTGLVHDCTVVTRNTNDMRMSQAKLYNPWVDIASSSP
- a CDS encoding type II toxin-antitoxin system VapC family toxin, whose translation is MIVIDTNILLRYLLQDDEKQSAQATRLIQGEEKVLVTDAALVETVWTLKGKKYQLTKSEIIETVLQLFQEAYLHFEDGQVVWKALSDFKNTKPLKGKEAGFADALIVCKGRSVIEKQKEVFNGSFTFDKAAQKLPGAKAPN
- the tnpA gene encoding IS66 family insertion sequence element accessory protein TnpA, with the translated sequence MTREQKQQYWKDHIEAWQNSGLSQAEYVRRNGLPIKTFGYHKRRLQSAPKPQQTLVPVKVDNNDTYQVQTPESGISLVTPRGFTVALASDFDVACLQRLLQVIG
- a CDS encoding CopG family antitoxin, with amino-acid sequence MKKTTLDNEEQTLLNALEQGEYESVMTPERKTTLEAMASETFKKDKRINIRISQHDLMAIKSRAQREGIPYQTLVSSIIHKYLSGALRDV
- a CDS encoding type II toxin-antitoxin system Phd/YefM family antitoxin; translated protein: MTSQTSFYRGFVMIQEVKVENQWQLQEAKSKFSHIVDRARQYGPQFVTRHGHKAAVVLSFEDYQKMCAPENSLSDFLKASPFSDSDVEAFDRSKETPRDIDL
- a CDS encoding type II toxin-antitoxin system VapC family toxin; the encoded protein is MYLIDTNVISELRKRNSANQGVQLFFNTAQKKSLKLYLSVISIGELRRGVEKIRHRNDSIQAKQLELWLNHLIDDYRDHILDFGSTEAQIWGKLRVPRHENAIDKQIAATALVYDLTVVTRNTGDFVDTGVNLFNPFLD
- a CDS encoding FitA-like ribbon-helix-helix domain-containing protein, with product MANLIVRNIDEEIVDALKARAGKHGRSAEAEHRIILEAALLRPRKKSFTEALKNIPDVGSDTDFERINDNGDRDVFN
- a CDS encoding GNAT family N-acetyltransferase; translated protein: MPLTLSSGQYRLVDKNNRTEVDLWHHYEELICDDNFGRTPSNPWYEPEWADEATKSQFLKDHLAHIRLYGSHFHRYFILHDSQIVGTFAVKKDSSAVSYLPVECLYVLPEFRRQGLANKALNAIYEQTCAAGLDGIKLQTEYPWKPAINFYLHNRYWLLHWNPNLNFVRSRQFPDYQVTHAGEWLNLSIQNKTRYTPLLSARNDGDTLQWKVHEYTREVSENLLVTAETTFSLHLDVLGWPLKRSGHHNHYCGDCGGPEALATQIEWWSAPI
- a CDS encoding type II toxin-antitoxin system RelE/ParE family toxin is translated as MQPAFVLTKKAKSDLLSIARYTSKQWGKAQRNLYLQQLDETFHTLAKHPDSGSPSDHVRTDYKKFPQGSHIIYYRIKPKGGVSIVRILHKSMDVNLQIELTRCEQ
- a CDS encoding AbrB/MazE/SpoVT family DNA-binding domain-containing protein, coding for MPKLSAKRQITIPARQCKELGIQPGDEIDSFIVDGRITLIKKHKGAAKGFLKHVKAKQDISDDDSLQSAL
- a CDS encoding type II toxin-antitoxin system HicB family antitoxin is translated as MDRKIDRYTYRLTWSEEDQEYIGLCAEFPSLSWLEETQVGALSGIQNLVLETVAEMNNANEEIPQPFSTRDYSGKVLLRITPETHRLLVIQAAESGVSLNRYIASRLHK
- a CDS encoding PglL family O-oligosaccharyltransferase, with amino-acid sequence MAYFKANTSNIAVTLFGFHFLLFMHLVLPNGGGSDLYLPQNSFAWIFISLISFLGIVCVFRKQKLEYTRVLLIFSFALVILVVPVFYKQSSGLPNRLIAMAALLFFYFSLVQLELNRKHKLVILYFILISATCQCLYVFFEIVKPIPESQLYGYKYSIRPGGVFQQPNVLASYLASSIPLSIILMSFSQGGETIKRALVLITVFMSSFVLFVLQSRTGLIGASLAFILSIPLLIMKSRKLTGLIVLSLSLGVTAGLLADIKEGVRSAESFQRIEHRLNLYSASFDMILEKPFTGFGYGNFERSYREFIADNRENYNEEVIFKTVFSHPHNEFLYWGIEGGVLSIIALLVLVIGGFYLLKGKEWSLILAIMGLFFPIAFHTQTELPFYLSITHAIIFLFFIYCFDFKVERVFFCINKKLKLLLYPLPVFSAVFMLSNLYTIYVFYEYERNGKKDPSVLSKVVNPMTLSLKFEGEVNYLMLYKALKDNDRMNLFNYISWSEKALSKWPRKGIYINRIVALKALGKIEQAKIVENEMKHLFPE
- a CDS encoding type II toxin-antitoxin system ParD family antitoxin, with protein sequence MAKNTSITLGDHFDGFISSQIDSGHYSSASEVIRAGLRLLENRETKLETLRQLLIEGEESGNADYNLDSIIDELDNELN
- a CDS encoding prepilin-type N-terminal cleavage/methylation domain-containing protein; this translates as MNKQQSGFTLIELMIVVAIIGILAAVALPAYQTYTARAAYSEIIAAAGPSKTAVEVCAQTGRPADCSQLAATEILATSNATSLVNSVLIGGASNSVTITVTPTNGVNNISSATDYILTGSVSGGRVDWTVSGGCTTEGFC